Within Methanobrevibacter sp., the genomic segment TCATATAATTCCGTCTCGCAATAGAGTTTTGAGAGATTAAAATAAGGATAAGCATCATTTACAAACAAATCATTATCCAACAGTTCACTGAAGAATCTGATTGCCGGTTCATAGTCCCTGTCCTCAACATATCCCTCCCCCATTTCAATAAGTTTCTGCTTTTCTATTAAATCAACTTCAAAGCCTCTGATTGATGATTTAAATGAATCCGGAAGGAAACTGTCAGGAAGAATGCCTCGAACATAACTTTTAAATCGATTGTCAATAAAATAGCTTATGCAGTAATCCCCATCATATCTCATTCCCCTTCCGTGAATCTGAACAAGACTAAGGCACGTTTTATAATCATACCATTCCCTATCAATGCTTGTTCTCTGATTAATCTGCCTGTCTCCCCAATCTGGAAATGGAAGCTTATACATAATCTGAAAACGGCACAAATCACCTGGCAAGTCAACCCCTTCACCCATTGAAGGAGATATTAAAACTAAAGGCTCATCCGATGAGATGAACTCCTCAAGTATTTCACTGCGGTTATCACTGTCATGGGCTATTAGTCTGGAACTGTCCAGGTTGTCCATTAAAAAATCCCTGCATTTCCCGCTGACCGTGTGAATAATTCCCTTTTCATTTTCATGCCTATTTAAGATTTCATTTATAGTTTTAATGGTTTTTGGAGCATTTGCATTTATAAAATTTCTTGAGAGATTATAATCATCAAAAGCCATTATGGGATTATTTTTAATATCAAAAGGACTTTCCCGCCTGATTGCGTAAATTTCACTTTGGGATATTCCAAGCCACTGGGCAAACAGCCTATAGTCAAGAATCGTTCCGCTCATAAACAGACAGACATCGGCAAAGTCAAAGAGGGTGGCCTTTGCATAGTTGTCAATTTTTAAAGGCTTAAACTGTGCGGTCTGGCTTTCTTCATCCCAGTCGAAAATCCATATTTCAGGGTCCCTTGCAATATGGTCAATAAAACGGTTGGAGTCATTGATCTGATGTCTTATAAATGCTATTTTTTCTAAAAGCTCATCTCTGTTTAAGCTTATGAGACGGTTTAACTCCTCCTGATACATTTCTTTAATCTCGCTAATAAAACCAATCCAATTTGAGCAGCCATAAGCGTTTAACTCTTCGATTTTTTCATCTGTCAGATTGAAATTAAGGTATTCCTTCAAATCACTTTTTGAAAACTCCAAAGTCAGCTCATCCATTAATGCAGACTCCAAATTATGGGCCTCGTCAAAAATCAGCAAATTCCTTTTCTGAAAGTCCCCCACATAATTAAGCTCCAAAAACATGTAATAATAGTTTGAAATGACTGTTCTGGCATTTAATGCAAGGTATTTCTGATAGTAATACGGGCACGTGTTGTCAGGACGTATTTCATCCTTCCTGTTTTTAAGTGAGAACCTGCACTCAAAACCTTCGGCTATGCATTTTCCCTCGCCGCAAGACTTATTTAAATAATGCAGACACTTAAAGTTCATGCGGCCCTTGACAAGTGAAATATCATTAAAGTCCCTCAGATACTGGTCCTGCAGCTGCTTGGTGATGGTTAAAATGTATGATGAGTCTGACATGCCGGCCAATGCGGCAGCTATTGCTGATTTGCCGGTTCCTGTTCCGGCTTCAAGTACAATGTATTTATATCCCTGATTTACAGCGTCAGCTATTTCAGAAACTGTTTCAAGCTGATCTTTTCTTGGATTTTCAAAAGGAAAGTGCTTTTTAACCTCAGGGTTAATTTTTGAATAACTGCTGTATTGCCATGACATCTAAAAAATATATCTTAATTTATTTAAATAAAAAGAATTGCCGAGAGCATTTGAAAAATAATTTATCAGTAATCCTTAACCGAATCTATTAAATCGTCCATATCACTGAAAAGATTATGAACAGCATCAATATCACTTTTATTGGAGCTTAAATGAATCACCATCTCATCGATTAAATCTTCCATTTTGTCAATAAACATTTCCAATGTTAGG encodes:
- a CDS encoding helicase C-terminal domain-containing protein, with translation MSWQYSSYSKINPEVKKHFPFENPRKDQLETVSEIADAVNQGYKYIVLEAGTGTGKSAIAAALAGMSDSSYILTITKQLQDQYLRDFNDISLVKGRMNFKCLHYLNKSCGEGKCIAEGFECRFSLKNRKDEIRPDNTCPYYYQKYLALNARTVISNYYYMFLELNYVGDFQKRNLLIFDEAHNLESALMDELTLEFSKSDLKEYLNFNLTDEKIEELNAYGCSNWIGFISEIKEMYQEELNRLISLNRDELLEKIAFIRHQINDSNRFIDHIARDPEIWIFDWDEESQTAQFKPLKIDNYAKATLFDFADVCLFMSGTILDYRLFAQWLGISQSEIYAIRRESPFDIKNNPIMAFDDYNLSRNFINANAPKTIKTINEILNRHENEKGIIHTVSGKCRDFLMDNLDSSRLIAHDSDNRSEILEEFISSDEPLVLISPSMGEGVDLPGDLCRFQIMYKLPFPDWGDRQINQRTSIDREWYDYKTCLSLVQIHGRGMRYDGDYCISYFIDNRFKSYVRGILPDSFLPDSFKSSIRGFEVDLIEKQKLIEMGEGYVEDRDYEPAIRFFSELLDNDLFVNDAYPYFNLSKLYCETELYEDELQIIFRFLNSGIKSEKQDYFNERLKELSDMGYI